In a single window of the Nodularia spumigena CCY9414 genome:
- the efp gene encoding elongation factor P gives MISSNDFRPGVSIVLDGNVWRVVEFLHVKPGKGSAFVRTKLKSVQSGSVVEKTFRAGETVPQANLEKSTMQHTYKEGDELVFMDMETYEEGRLTVAQIGDRVKYLKEGMEVNVIRWGEQVLEVELPNSVVLEIVQTDPGIKGDTATGGTKPATLETGAIVMVPLFVAQGERIKIDTREDKYLGRE, from the coding sequence ATGATATCTAGTAACGACTTTCGACCCGGTGTGTCAATTGTATTAGACGGGAATGTATGGCGAGTGGTCGAATTCCTCCACGTTAAGCCAGGCAAAGGCTCTGCTTTTGTACGGACTAAACTCAAAAGCGTCCAAAGTGGCAGTGTTGTAGAAAAAACGTTCCGAGCTGGGGAAACAGTACCTCAAGCGAATCTGGAAAAAAGCACGATGCAGCATACCTATAAAGAGGGCGATGAGCTTGTCTTTATGGATATGGAAACCTACGAAGAAGGCAGATTAACTGTGGCGCAAATTGGCGATCGCGTCAAATACCTCAAAGAAGGTATGGAAGTTAATGTGATTCGTTGGGGTGAGCAAGTGCTAGAAGTGGAACTACCCAACTCTGTGGTTTTGGAAATTGTCCAAACAGATCCGGGTATCAAAGGTGATACGGCTACAGGTGGAACTAAACCAGCTACTCTGGAAACAGGCGCAATTGTCATGGTTCCGTTGTTTGTTGCTCAAGGCGAACGTATCAAAATTGATACTCGTGAAGATAAATATCTCGGCAGGGAATAA
- a CDS encoding XisI protein: MDKLEKYRNYIENILKEYSQYKPSYGDVEIQLVIDRENNHYQLMTVGWDGEKRIYGIMLHIDIKDGKIWIQHNGTERRIAQDFLDLGVPKQDIVLAFHSPTRRKYTDFAVS, from the coding sequence ATGGATAAATTAGAAAAATATCGTAATTACATTGAAAACATCCTCAAAGAATACAGTCAATATAAACCCTCTTATGGAGATGTAGAAATACAGTTAGTTATTGATAGAGAAAATAACCATTATCAATTAATGACTGTAGGTTGGGATGGAGAAAAGCGCATTTACGGGATTATGTTACATATTGATATTAAAGATGGGAAAATTTGGATACAACATAATGGAACTGAGAGAAGAATTGCTCAAGACTTCTTAGATTTAGGTGTACCCAAACAAGATATTGTATTAGCCTTTCACTCACCAACAAGAAGAAAGTATACAGATTTTGCCGTCAGTTAA
- the proS gene encoding proline--tRNA ligase — MRLSQMLFVTLRDDPADAEIPSHKLLLRAGYIRRIGSGIYAYLPLMWRVLQKVSQIVREEMNATNAQECLLPQLQPAELWKESGRWDTYTKAEGIMFSLIDRREQQLGLGPTHEEVITTVARDMIRSYRQLPLHLYQIQTKFRDEIRPRFGLMRGREFIMKDGYSFHVDEVSLKETYQDMYQAYSNMLRRSGLAFRAVEADSGAIGGSGSTEFMVLADAGEDEVLYTEDGKYAANVEKAVSLASDAEVSPFTSYEKRETPGTETIEKVCNFLKCSPTQIVKNVLYQTVYDNSMTVLVLVNIRGDQEVNEVKLQNELTKLAPNYGAKAIIALDVPNAEMQQTWAAKSLPLGYIAPDIEDEYITANKQFHSQFVRLVDKTAVELKNFVTGANETGYHVVGANWDEQFKLPELVVDIRKARPGDRAVHDPEQTLQTARGIEVGHIFQLGTKYSQAMSATYTNEQGEENPLFMGCYGVGVSRLAQSAVEQSYDKDGIIWPVAIAPYHAIVTIPNIKDAQQVEIAQKLYTQLNKAGVETLLDDRDERAGVKFKDADLIGIPYRIVTGRAINNGKVEVVKRATRETQEIAIEEVVNTLQQWIKTALEA; from the coding sequence ATGCGACTGTCACAAATGTTATTCGTCACACTCAGGGATGATCCGGCTGATGCGGAGATTCCCAGTCATAAACTATTACTCCGGGCGGGTTACATTCGTCGCATCGGTAGCGGTATTTATGCGTATCTGCCTTTGATGTGGCGAGTATTACAAAAAGTTTCCCAAATTGTCCGGGAAGAAATGAACGCCACAAACGCACAAGAATGTCTCTTACCCCAATTACAACCGGCGGAATTGTGGAAGGAGTCGGGACGCTGGGACACCTACACCAAAGCCGAGGGAATTATGTTTTCCCTCATTGACCGTCGTGAGCAACAATTAGGATTAGGACCGACTCATGAGGAAGTCATCACGACTGTTGCTCGTGATATGATTCGCTCTTATCGGCAACTACCGTTACATTTATATCAAATTCAAACCAAATTCCGCGATGAAATTCGCCCCCGTTTTGGCTTGATGCGGGGAAGAGAATTTATCATGAAAGACGGCTATTCTTTCCATGTGGATGAAGTTAGCCTCAAGGAAACCTACCAAGATATGTATCAAGCCTATAGCAATATGTTACGCCGTTCTGGTTTAGCATTCCGGGCTGTAGAAGCTGATTCTGGTGCTATTGGCGGTTCTGGTTCTACAGAATTTATGGTGTTGGCGGATGCGGGAGAAGATGAAGTTCTCTACACTGAAGATGGTAAATATGCTGCTAACGTCGAAAAAGCCGTTTCTTTAGCAAGTGATGCGGAAGTTTCGCCGTTTACAAGTTATGAAAAACGGGAAACACCAGGAACAGAAACTATAGAAAAAGTTTGTAATTTTCTCAAATGTTCTCCTACGCAAATTGTCAAAAATGTCCTTTACCAAACCGTTTATGATAATAGCATGACGGTTTTGGTATTGGTGAATATTCGGGGTGATCAAGAAGTTAATGAAGTCAAGTTACAAAATGAATTGACCAAATTAGCTCCTAATTACGGTGCTAAAGCTATTATTGCTTTAGATGTACCCAATGCCGAAATGCAGCAAACATGGGCGGCTAAATCTTTACCTTTAGGTTATATTGCGCCTGATATTGAAGATGAATATATTACTGCTAATAAACAGTTTCATTCTCAGTTTGTCCGGTTGGTAGATAAAACAGCCGTTGAGTTAAAAAACTTCGTTACAGGTGCGAATGAAACTGGCTATCACGTTGTTGGGGCTAATTGGGATGAGCAGTTTAAATTACCTGAATTAGTAGTAGATATACGCAAGGCTAGACCAGGCGATCGCGCGGTTCATGACCCCGAACAAACCTTACAAACAGCCAGAGGAATTGAAGTCGGGCATATTTTCCAATTGGGGACAAAATACTCCCAAGCCATGAGCGCAACGTATACAAACGAACAAGGGGAAGAAAATCCTCTATTCATGGGTTGTTATGGGGTGGGTGTTTCCAGGTTGGCACAATCGGCTGTAGAGCAATCTTATGATAAAGATGGGATTATTTGGCCAGTAGCGATCGCACCTTATCATGCGATCGTCACAATTCCCAACATCAAAGATGCTCAACAAGTCGAAATCGCCCAAAAACTTTACACTCAACTGAATAAAGCAGGTGTAGAAACATTACTTGATGACCGAGACGAACGCGCTGGGGTAAAATTCAAAGATGCCGATTTAATTGGGATACCTTACAGAATAGTTACAGGTCGAGCTATTAACAATGGCAAAGTAGAAGTAGTAAAACGCGCCACCCGTGAAACTCAAGAAATAGCCATTGAGGAAGTAGTCAACACACTCCAACAGTGGATTAAAACAGCGCTAGAAGCATAA
- a CDS encoding GerMN domain-containing protein: MNNQQGSKRISSGVIAAVSAAVLAVGGGVAWLASNQSPTPNPSHTITQPNKPPTNQQTQEQTPRVYWLKSTATGFDLVSQPIQIAATQPNQVLEQAFQTLLAGPTEGTDSTTIPPGTKLLGLKRENNEVHVNLSEDFTTGGGSASMIGRIGQVVYTATTLDPNAKVYIEVDGEQLDVLGGEGVELQQPLTRESFEQNYPL; this comes from the coding sequence ATGAACAACCAACAAGGATCTAAACGTATTTCTTCAGGTGTAATTGCAGCAGTCTCAGCCGCAGTTCTAGCGGTGGGTGGTGGTGTAGCTTGGCTTGCTTCCAACCAGTCTCCTACACCCAACCCATCTCATACCATTACCCAGCCCAACAAGCCACCAACTAACCAGCAAACACAAGAGCAAACGCCTCGTGTTTATTGGCTAAAATCAACCGCTACAGGCTTCGATTTGGTTTCCCAGCCAATTCAAATAGCAGCGACACAACCCAACCAAGTTTTAGAACAAGCATTCCAAACTTTATTAGCAGGACCAACAGAAGGGACAGATTCTACAACCATCCCCCCAGGAACCAAGTTGCTGGGGCTGAAGAGGGAAAATAATGAGGTTCACGTTAATTTATCTGAGGATTTTACCACGGGTGGCGGTAGTGCTTCGATGATTGGTCGCATCGGACAAGTTGTTTATACTGCTACAACATTAGATCCAAACGCTAAAGTATACATTGAGGTAGACGGGGAGCAGTTGGATGTGTTAGGTGGCGAAGGAGTGGAATTACAACAGCCATTGACTCGTGAAAGCTTTGAGCAAAATTATCCGCTTTAG
- a CDS encoding peptidylprolyl isomerase, protein MFNILKSWLKNSLTTILLVTIFLGINTATWTPPSNAALPSGNAITEGKALLRYALPIENKPVRRLQASLEDIATQLRANRRWGAMSSDLKTASRILDQPNQILASVPTERQPQAEAWIAELKSGVDSLQESVKVKDKEQILEGRNKLLDIVTQLEESMVTEFPFEVPSEYNNLPQLKGRATVAMKTNKGHLTMVVDGYSAPVTAGNFVDLVQRGFYDGLEFTRSEESYVLQTGDPPGKEVGFIDPKTDKYRAVPLEILVEGDDQPTYGITLEEAGRYLDMPVLPFSSFGALAMARPETEANGGSSQFFFFLFEPELTPAGRNLLDGRYAVFGYLTEGKEILDKLKEGDKIESATVIQGIENLVQPQAA, encoded by the coding sequence ATGTTTAACATATTAAAATCCTGGCTGAAGAACAGCCTAACCACAATATTGTTAGTAACAATATTTTTAGGCATAAATACAGCTACCTGGACTCCTCCTAGTAACGCCGCCCTGCCATCTGGAAATGCCATTACTGAAGGCAAGGCTTTATTAAGGTATGCACTCCCCATAGAGAATAAACCAGTACGGCGATTGCAAGCCAGTTTAGAAGATATCGCTACCCAACTACGGGCAAATCGACGCTGGGGTGCTATGTCTAGCGATCTGAAAACAGCCTCACGCATTCTCGATCAACCTAACCAAATCCTAGCAAGCGTTCCCACAGAACGCCAACCCCAAGCCGAAGCTTGGATTGCTGAGTTGAAATCCGGCGTAGATTCACTGCAAGAATCGGTAAAAGTTAAAGACAAAGAACAAATTCTTGAAGGTAGAAACAAACTGCTGGATATAGTCACCCAGTTAGAAGAGTCAATGGTGACTGAATTCCCCTTTGAAGTGCCTTCTGAGTACAATAACCTCCCTCAACTCAAAGGTCGCGCCACAGTGGCAATGAAGACCAACAAAGGCCACCTGACTATGGTGGTCGATGGTTATAGCGCCCCTGTCACAGCCGGTAACTTTGTCGATTTAGTCCAGCGAGGTTTTTATGACGGCTTAGAATTTACCCGTTCTGAAGAATCTTACGTCCTCCAAACTGGAGACCCACCGGGAAAAGAAGTAGGTTTCATAGATCCCAAAACTGACAAATACCGTGCCGTTCCTTTAGAAATTTTGGTTGAAGGCGACGACCAACCCACCTATGGCATTACTCTCGAAGAAGCTGGGCGTTATCTGGATATGCCAGTTTTGCCTTTTTCTTCCTTTGGCGCATTGGCGATGGCTCGCCCCGAAACGGAAGCCAATGGCGGTTCCTCGCAATTTTTCTTCTTTTTGTTTGAGCCAGAACTCACTCCGGCGGGAAGAAACTTGTTAGACGGGCGCTATGCCGTTTTTGGTTATCTCACCGAAGGCAAAGAAATTTTGGATAAGCTCAAAGAAGGTGACAAAATTGAATCCGCAACCGTAATTCAGGGAATAGAAAATTTAGTTCAGCCCCAAGCAGCCTAA
- the nadD gene encoding nicotinate (nicotinamide) nucleotide adenylyltransferase has protein sequence MRHIGIFGGTFDPIHWGHLLVAQTALSQVPLEKVIWVPSLNPPHKKAVMFEHRGEMLKLATSENPAFTVSLIEAKRSGTSYAINTLMDLSSCYANTHWYSIVGLDTFKTLPRWYRGQELAQMCDWLIAPRLLGGETIAQSELICKQVEQQFREQLLTIDWQLLNIPLVGISSSLVRKFCRDRQSIRYLVPESVRSYITTHSLYSDKSE, from the coding sequence ATGCGGCATATAGGAATCTTTGGTGGCACGTTTGATCCAATTCATTGGGGACACTTACTCGTAGCCCAAACAGCTTTGTCTCAAGTACCCCTGGAAAAGGTAATTTGGGTGCCATCACTAAACCCTCCTCATAAAAAAGCAGTTATGTTTGAACATCGCGGGGAAATGCTGAAATTAGCAACAAGCGAAAACCCAGCATTTACTGTCTCCCTAATAGAGGCAAAACGATCCGGAACTTCTTATGCCATCAATACCTTGATGGACTTATCTAGTTGTTATGCAAATACTCACTGGTACTCGATTGTGGGTTTGGATACATTTAAAACCTTACCCCGTTGGTACCGTGGACAGGAACTAGCACAAATGTGTGATTGGTTAATCGCACCCCGACTGCTAGGTGGTGAGACAATAGCTCAAAGTGAGCTAATCTGCAAGCAAGTGGAGCAACAATTCAGAGAGCAGTTGCTTACTATTGACTGGCAATTATTGAATATACCTTTAGTAGGAATTTCGTCAAGTCTAGTTCGGAAATTTTGCCGCGATCGCCAGTCAATTCGCTATTTAGTCCCAGAATCAGTCAGATCGTACATCACGACTCACAGCCTTTACTCAGATAAATCTGAATAA
- a CDS encoding type I glyceraldehyde-3-phosphate dehydrogenase, producing the protein MIRVAINGFGRIGRNFARCWVGRENSNIDLIAINDTSDPRTNAHLLKYDSMLGKLRNADITADDNSIIINGKTIKCVSDRNPENLPWKEWEIDLIIEATGVFTSRDGAQKHINAGAKKVLITAPGKNEDGTFVMGVNHHDYDHNQHHVISNASCTTNCLAPIAKVLNDKFGIIKGTMTTTHSYTGDQRLLDASHRDLRRARAAAINIVPTSTGAAKAVALVIPDLKGKLNGVALRVPTPNVSMVDFVAQVEKRTITEEVNQALKEASEGSLKGILDYSELQLVSSDYQGTDASSIIDSSLTIVMGNDLVKVMAWYDNEWGYSQRVLDLAELVAAKWA; encoded by the coding sequence GTGATTAGAGTCGCAATCAACGGTTTTGGGCGTATTGGACGTAACTTTGCACGCTGCTGGGTAGGCAGAGAAAATAGCAACATTGACCTGATAGCTATTAACGACACATCAGACCCTAGAACCAATGCACACCTCCTAAAGTATGACTCAATGCTTGGGAAGTTAAGGAATGCTGACATTACCGCCGATGATAATTCGATCATCATTAACGGTAAGACCATCAAATGCGTATCGGATCGCAACCCCGAAAACTTGCCCTGGAAAGAGTGGGAAATTGACCTGATTATCGAAGCAACAGGTGTATTTACCAGTCGGGATGGCGCACAGAAGCATATAAATGCTGGAGCCAAAAAGGTTCTAATCACCGCTCCTGGTAAAAACGAGGATGGGACTTTTGTGATGGGCGTGAATCATCACGACTATGACCACAACCAGCACCACGTCATTAGTAACGCCAGCTGTACTACCAACTGCTTGGCTCCCATCGCCAAAGTGTTGAACGATAAATTTGGGATCATCAAAGGCACGATGACCACCACCCACAGCTACACTGGTGACCAGCGTTTACTAGATGCTTCTCACCGGGATTTGCGACGGGCGAGAGCAGCAGCTATTAACATTGTTCCCACCTCCACTGGTGCGGCAAAAGCAGTAGCTCTGGTAATCCCAGACCTCAAAGGTAAGCTGAATGGTGTGGCTTTACGCGTACCTACTCCCAACGTCTCAATGGTAGATTTCGTAGCTCAGGTTGAGAAGCGTACGATTACTGAAGAAGTTAATCAAGCGCTCAAAGAAGCCTCAGAAGGTTCACTCAAAGGCATTTTGGACTACAGCGAACTACAATTGGTATCTTCGGATTATCAAGGTACTGATGCTTCTTCAATTATCGATTCCAGCTTGACCATAGTCATGGGTAATGACTTGGTGAAAGTTATGGCTTGGTATGACAATGAGTGGGGTTACAGCCAACGAGTTCTAGATTTGGCAGAACTTGTAGCCGCAAAGTGGGCTTAG
- the accB gene encoding acetyl-CoA carboxylase biotin carboxyl carrier protein — MPLEFNEIRQLLATIAQTDIAEVTLKSDDFELTVRKSSRDQLTAPPNQIVEVGTSRVVESAVTASSVQVSANPPSTIDKRLVEVPSPMVGTYYSAPAPGEAPFVKVGDRVRSGQTVCIIEAMKLMNEIEAEVSGQVMEILLQNGEPVEYGQALMRINPD; from the coding sequence GTGCCATTGGAATTTAATGAAATCCGCCAACTGCTGGCAACTATCGCCCAAACAGATATTGCTGAAGTAACGCTCAAAAGCGATGACTTTGAACTAACGGTACGTAAATCGAGTCGGGATCAACTTACCGCACCTCCTAATCAGATCGTGGAGGTGGGAACAAGTCGCGTTGTGGAGAGTGCTGTAACTGCTTCTAGTGTGCAGGTGTCAGCAAATCCCCCTTCAACCATTGATAAGAGATTAGTAGAAGTGCCTTCGCCGATGGTGGGAACCTATTACAGCGCTCCTGCACCAGGTGAAGCACCTTTTGTGAAAGTGGGCGATCGCGTCCGCAGTGGTCAAACAGTCTGTATCATTGAAGCTATGAAGCTGATGAATGAAATTGAGGCTGAGGTATCCGGGCAAGTCATGGAAATTCTTTTACAAAATGGCGAACCCGTGGAATATGGCCAGGCTTTGATGCGAATTAACCCCGATTAG
- a CDS encoding Uma2 family endonuclease: MIVTASTHKITWELLPEDFILDDEPVDNVNQPSLAAALTESLQLAGKLPENALATTNYGICATVNDKIVVKAPDWAYVPRITVLREQVKRSYTPHKQGEIPVVVMEFLSDTDGSEYSNKLTYPPGKWFFYEQVLQVPNYLIFEPDNGVLEVHRLHESGKYQLRSSDENNRYWLEEMELFIGVWSGKRENRQGYWLRWWDKEGNLLLWGFELVEQERREKEAALQRLQELEKRLRYAGIENSIL; the protein is encoded by the coding sequence ATGATTGTCACTGCTTCGACCCACAAGATTACTTGGGAACTGTTGCCTGAAGATTTCATTTTAGATGATGAACCTGTGGATAATGTCAATCAACCATCCTTAGCAGCTGCACTGACTGAAAGTCTACAACTGGCAGGAAAACTCCCAGAAAATGCCCTCGCTACGACCAATTATGGCATCTGTGCCACAGTGAATGACAAAATTGTGGTAAAAGCACCTGATTGGGCTTACGTGCCACGAATTACTGTACTTAGAGAGCAAGTCAAGCGCAGCTATACCCCTCATAAACAGGGGGAAATTCCCGTTGTGGTGATGGAATTTCTCTCAGATACTGATGGTAGTGAATATTCTAATAAACTGACTTATCCTCCGGGGAAATGGTTTTTTTACGAACAAGTTTTACAAGTTCCCAATTACCTGATTTTTGAACCTGACAACGGTGTTTTAGAAGTGCATCGTTTACATGAGTCTGGAAAATATCAATTACGTTCTTCTGATGAAAATAACCGTTATTGGTTGGAGGAAATGGAATTATTTATTGGTGTGTGGTCAGGAAAACGAGAAAATCGTCAAGGTTACTGGTTGAGGTGGTGGGATAAAGAGGGTAATTTATTATTGTGGGGTTTTGAGTTGGTGGAGCAAGAAAGGCGAGAAAAGGAAGCTGCTTTGCAACGTTTACAAGAGTTAGAAAAACGATTGCGGTATGCTGGAATTGAAAATTCAATCTTATGA
- a CDS encoding ParB/RepB/Spo0J family partition protein, with protein MVRKRTEKPFAGQITTPPPAPWLSPVEADTPPAAESKVKLQDIHLPPQQPRRYFDPQALTELIASVKQHGILHPLLVRPLTGGKTAGKYELVAGERRYRAATEAGLEEVPVVVRELSDDQAFQLALIENLQRQDLNPVEETEGILHLLAIRLESDVEAVKSLLYRMKNASSKGEKPLKDSEEQSRRNVSTHSETTDETESPGHVSTDLSDSVSPTENGETTSESSSNFLTHSEITEETQSRRNVSPNSETTDETESGSDVSPKSLLNNETEPGSDVSPNSEIIDATASGKNISPNSGTTTLKKSRKNVSQDANTSVSLTEETKETEPKDEARENISPDSSITEETESTKNVSQDADTSVSLTEESQLKDEARENVSSDSGITEEKESRRNVSPNPDEEKVKKVQEVFESLGMMNWLSFTTKRLPLLNLPLEILTALREGKLEYTKAQALARIKDNALCTQLLDQAIAHNWSLNEIKAQIAANTQSAQPPSAKSPNQIPERLKNVTQSINKRKLWEQPAKQKKLETLLSKLEALLGDES; from the coding sequence ATGGTACGCAAACGCACCGAAAAACCCTTTGCTGGTCAAATTACCACTCCACCCCCAGCCCCTTGGTTATCCCCAGTGGAAGCTGACACTCCACCCGCTGCTGAAAGCAAAGTCAAACTCCAAGACATTCACCTGCCTCCACAGCAACCCAGACGCTACTTTGACCCCCAAGCATTAACAGAATTAATTGCATCAGTTAAACAGCACGGCATCCTCCATCCCCTCTTGGTGCGTCCACTGACAGGAGGGAAAACAGCCGGGAAATACGAATTAGTAGCAGGAGAACGCCGTTATCGCGCAGCCACAGAAGCAGGACTGGAAGAAGTGCCAGTGGTTGTACGTGAGTTATCCGATGACCAGGCTTTTCAGTTAGCCTTGATTGAAAACCTGCAACGACAAGACCTCAACCCAGTTGAAGAAACGGAAGGCATCTTGCATCTTTTGGCTATTCGCTTAGAGTCGGATGTGGAAGCGGTCAAATCCCTGCTGTACCGGATGAAAAATGCCAGTAGCAAAGGTGAAAAGCCGTTAAAAGACTCTGAAGAGCAATCTAGGAGAAACGTTTCGACTCACTCAGAAACGACTGATGAGACGGAATCTCCTGGTCATGTTTCGACTGACCTGAGTGATTCTGTTTCACCTACCGAAAACGGAGAAACAACTTCAGAATCTTCTAGTAATTTTTTGACTCACTCAGAAATAACTGAAGAAACACAATCTAGGAGAAACGTTTCTCCTAACTCCGAAACAACCGATGAGACGGAATCTGGTAGCGATGTTTCTCCTAAATCTCTTCTAAATAACGAGACAGAACCTGGTAGCGATGTTTCTCCTAACTCGGAAATAATAGATGCTACCGCATCTGGGAAAAACATTTCTCCCAACTCAGGAACAACCACACTTAAGAAATCTCGGAAAAACGTTTCACAAGACGCGAATACTTCCGTTTCCTTAACTGAGGAAACTAAGGAAACGGAACCAAAGGATGAAGCTAGGGAAAATATTTCTCCTGACTCTAGCATCACTGAAGAAACAGAATCTACGAAAAACGTTTCACAAGATGCGGATACTTCCGTTTCCTTAACTGAGGAGTCACAACTAAAGGATGAAGCTAGGGAAAATGTTTCTTCTGACTCCGGCATCACTGAGGAAAAAGAATCTAGGAGAAACGTTTCTCCTAACCCAGATGAAGAGAAAGTAAAAAAGGTACAAGAGGTGTTTGAAAGCTTGGGAATGATGAATTGGCTGTCCTTCACCACCAAGCGCCTACCTTTACTCAATCTGCCGCTGGAGATTTTAACAGCACTGCGAGAGGGCAAACTGGAGTATACCAAAGCACAAGCCTTGGCACGGATTAAAGATAATGCTCTCTGTACACAACTCTTAGACCAAGCGATCGCACACAACTGGTCTTTAAATGAAATCAAAGCACAAATCGCTGCTAACACCCAATCGGCTCAACCCCCATCCGCAAAATCACCCAACCAAATACCAGAGCGTCTCAAAAACGTCACCCAGAGCATTAACAAGCGTAAACTCTGGGAACAACCTGCCAAGCAAAAGAAACTAGAAACCCTCCTGAGTAAACTCGAAGCTTTACTGGGGGATGAATCATAG
- the thiL gene encoding thiamine-phosphate kinase, with product MTKIKDIGEQGILKKLQRFCPPGMIGDDAAVLVTAPDKSLVVTTDVLVDGVHFSNVTTSPEDAGWRAVAANLSDLAAMGADPLGITVGLGLPGEIMVSWVERLYQGMTECLQKYNTVIVGGDIVRSPVNTISITAFGQVDPRRIIRRSAAQVGDAIAVTGVHGASHAGLQLLLHPELRQNLTDAEQRTLIAAHQRPQPRLDVLPILWEILPSYPPSSHPPIAGMDSSDGLADAILQICHTSGVGAVLEAKKIPLPASFNHWLTPEKALEYALYGGEDFELVLCLPELLAHTLVSKLGESAAIVGTITTGSQVILHDQDKKFPDQVLTLDQGFQHFTH from the coding sequence ATGACTAAAATTAAAGATATTGGCGAACAAGGTATTTTAAAAAAATTGCAGCGTTTCTGTCCCCCAGGAATGATTGGCGATGATGCGGCAGTACTTGTAACTGCACCAGATAAATCTTTAGTAGTTACCACAGATGTCCTCGTTGATGGCGTGCATTTTAGCAATGTCACCACATCCCCAGAAGATGCTGGTTGGCGGGCTGTGGCTGCTAATTTATCCGATTTAGCCGCAATGGGGGCTGATCCTCTAGGAATCACCGTCGGTTTGGGACTACCTGGAGAAATTATGGTGAGTTGGGTGGAAAGACTATACCAGGGCATGACAGAATGCCTCCAGAAATACAATACCGTAATTGTGGGGGGTGACATCGTGCGATCGCCTGTAAATACTATCTCTATCACAGCCTTTGGACAAGTTGATCCCCGGAGGATTATCCGACGTTCTGCGGCTCAAGTGGGTGATGCGATCGCTGTTACAGGTGTTCATGGAGCATCCCACGCAGGCTTACAATTGCTCTTGCATCCCGAATTAAGACAAAACCTCACCGATGCCGAACAAAGGACACTCATCGCAGCCCACCAGCGTCCGCAACCCAGATTAGATGTTTTACCCATACTCTGGGAAATTCTCCCATCCTACCCCCCATCGTCCCATCCCCCCATCGCCGGCATGGACAGCAGCGACGGCTTGGCAGATGCGATTTTACAAATTTGCCACACCAGTGGTGTTGGGGCTGTCCTAGAAGCTAAAAAAATCCCCTTACCAGCAAGTTTCAACCACTGGCTAACCCCAGAAAAAGCTTTGGAATATGCCCTTTATGGTGGTGAAGACTTTGAATTAGTGCTGTGCTTACCAGAACTTCTCGCCCATACTTTAGTATCAAAACTCGGTGAAAGCGCCGCAATAGTTGGAACTATTACAACAGGTTCCCAAGTAATACTGCACGACCAAGATAAAAAATTCCCCGACCAAGTTTTAACTCTGGACCAGGGATTTCAACATTTCACTCATTGA